The Candidatus Endomicrobium procryptotermitis genome window below encodes:
- a CDS encoding ATP-binding cassette domain-containing protein codes for MHKPIFLNNISLYFPNKICFENFSAQIQSGYHIAIIGNNGSGKSTLLKIIKGDTDLSEGEIQNNENIVFGYVPQLIYEYDNLSGGEKFNKALSGAFALQPDVLLLDEPTNHLDLKNRKSLMTMLEHYRGTLIVVSHDVDLLRSSINTIWHIDNGRVNIFTGKYDDYRNAAAQKRLGIEDELRCLKKEKKESNQSMMKEQQRAAKSKQRGEKLVAQKRWLPVVGGAKQNTASKTTGNRHVMLTEKQENLNKQLSSLRISEILKPKFLLTAKDIDSRTVLSLSGASVSYADKVIVKNINFSVSAGERIAITGDNGSGKTTIFKAVLGYTEVTKKGVWDVLPVEDIGYLDQYYDILEDKKTVLETIAELLPQKTHAEIRDFLNDFLFRKNEDVNKQVSVLSGGEKARLSLAKIAAKTPKLLLIDEITNNIDIETKEHVTEVLRQYPGAMIIISHDNTFLKDIGIEYFYKL; via the coding sequence ATGCATAAACCAATCTTTTTAAATAATATAAGCTTATATTTCCCGAACAAAATCTGTTTTGAAAATTTTTCGGCACAAATACAATCTGGATATCATATTGCGATAATAGGAAATAATGGCAGCGGAAAATCAACGCTTTTAAAAATCATAAAAGGCGATACTGATCTCTCCGAAGGTGAAATTCAAAATAATGAAAATATTGTTTTCGGATACGTTCCCCAATTGATTTACGAATATGACAATTTAAGCGGAGGAGAAAAGTTTAATAAAGCGCTAAGCGGCGCTTTTGCTCTTCAGCCAGATGTTTTGCTGCTTGACGAACCCACAAATCATCTGGATTTAAAAAACCGTAAATCGCTGATGACAATGCTTGAACATTACAGGGGCACTCTGATAGTTGTTTCGCATGACGTAGATCTGCTGAGAAGCTCGATTAATACAATCTGGCATATAGATAATGGCCGCGTTAATATTTTCACGGGCAAATATGATGATTACAGGAATGCAGCAGCACAGAAAAGGCTGGGCATTGAAGACGAGTTGCGCTGCCTTAAAAAAGAGAAAAAAGAAAGTAATCAGTCCATGATGAAAGAGCAGCAGAGAGCTGCAAAAAGCAAACAGCGCGGAGAAAAACTTGTAGCGCAGAAAAGATGGCTGCCTGTCGTAGGCGGCGCCAAACAAAATACCGCATCTAAAACGACAGGAAACCGCCATGTCATGCTGACAGAGAAGCAGGAAAATCTTAACAAACAGCTTTCTTCTTTAAGAATTTCCGAAATACTGAAACCGAAATTTTTGCTGACTGCAAAAGATATTGATTCGAGAACCGTTCTTTCATTAAGCGGCGCAAGCGTAAGTTACGCGGATAAAGTCATTGTTAAAAACATAAACTTTTCAGTATCCGCGGGAGAACGCATTGCAATAACAGGCGATAACGGTTCGGGAAAAACAACTATATTTAAAGCGGTGTTAGGATACACTGAAGTTACAAAAAAAGGCGTTTGGGATGTCCTACCTGTTGAAGATATCGGATATCTTGACCAGTATTACGATATTCTGGAAGACAAAAAAACTGTTCTGGAAACAATTGCGGAACTTTTGCCGCAAAAGACTCATGCGGAAATAAGAGATTTTTTGAACGATTTTCTTTTCAGAAAAAATGAAGACGTAAACAAACAGGTTTCTGTTCTTTCTGGAGGAGAAAAGGCAAGGCTAAGCCTTGCAAAGATAGCCGCAAAAACGCCAAAGCTGCTTTTGATTGACGAGATAACAAATAATATAGATATTGAAACAAAAGAGCATGTAACCGAAGTTTTGAGGCAGTATCCCGGAGCGATGATTATAATTTCACATGACAATACTTTTTTAAAAGATATAGGAATAGAATATTTCTATAAATTGTAA